In Lotus japonicus ecotype B-129 chromosome 5, LjGifu_v1.2, one genomic interval encodes:
- the LOC130720493 gene encoding probable pectate lyase 12, protein MLQTTCILLISAVVGSFFPHGRAMLNLTLPGQHPDPEAVAREVHWKVNASLARREMLAVSEKDVSTSCLTGNPIDDCWKCDPDWANNRQRLADCAIGFGTGAKGGKGGQFYIVTDSSDHDPVNPKPGTLRYAVIQNEPLWIVFPSNMMIKLSQELIFNSYKTIDGRGADVHIVGGGCITLQYISNVIIHNIHVHHCHPSGNTNVRSSPEHYGYRTLSDGDGISIFGSRDIWIDHCTLSRCKDGLIDAVMGSTAITISNNHFSHHNEVMLLGHSDHYTPDSAMQVTIAFNHFGEQLVQRMPRCRLGYIHVVNNDFTRWEMYAIGGSGGPTINSQGNRYTAPEDGRAKEVTKRLDSGDGEWSSWNWRSEGDVLVNGAFFVASGADGEGKYEKAFSVDPKSADRISMLTMAAGVLGVARDNNLGMWTRGPNDGGTYFSDFGPDYTDDMSQSIMRLPPSHTLSLVCVFVTLLCLFSHATPLIVVL, encoded by the exons ATGCTTCAAACAACCTGCATTTTACTCATCTCTGCAGTTGTGGGTTCGTTTTTTCCACATGGAAGAGCAATGCTGAACCTCACTCTGCCTGGTCAACATCCTGACCCTGAAGCTGTTGCCCGAGAAGTTCACTG GAAAGTGAATGCCTCACTTGCAAGGAGGGAAATGCTAGCAGTATCCGAGaaagatgtctcaacatcatgCCTCACAGGGAATCCCATTGATGATTGCTGGAAATGCGACCCAGATTGGGCCAACAACAGGCAGAGGCTAGCCGACTGCGCCATCGGGTTCGGGACAGGCGCGAAGGGTGGGAAAGGTGGTCAATTTTACATCGTCACGGACTCCTCAGACCATGATCCGGTGAACCCGAAACCTGGCACGCTCCGTTACGCCGTGATTCAGAACGAGCCACTGTGGATTGTGTTCCCTAGTAACATGATGATTAAGCTTTCACAGGAGCTTATATTTAACAGCTATAAGACTATTGATGGGCGTGGAGCGGATGTGCACATTGTTGGGGGAGGCTGCATTACTTTGCAGTACATAAGTAATGTTATCATTCACAACATTCATGTCCACCACTGTCATCCCTCTG GTAATACTAACGTGCGGTCGAGTCCAGAGCACTACGGCTACCGCACACTATCAGACGGCGACGGAATCTCCATCTTCGGATCACGCGACATATGGATCGACCACTGCACCCTCTCACGGTGCAAAGACGGTCTAATCGACGCCGTGATGGGTTCAACCGCTATAACAATCTCCAACAACCACTTCTCCCACCACAACGAGGTCATGCTCCTCGGCCACAGCGACCACTACACTCCCGACTCCGCCATGCAGGTCACAATCGCCTTCAACCACTTCGGCGAACAGCTCGTGCAACGCATGCCGCGGTGCAGGCTGGGTTACATCCATGTGGTGAACAATGATTTCACTCGGTGGGAGATGTACGCGATCGGCGGCAGCGGCGGACCGACGATTAATAGTCAGGGGAATCGGTATACGGCGCCGGAGGATGGCCGGGCGAAGGAGGTGACGAAGCGGTTGGATTCTGGTGACGGCGAGTGGAGCTCGTGGAATTGGCGGTCGGAGGGGGATGTGTTGGTGAATGGAGCGTTTTTTGTGGCGTCTGGGGCGGATGGGGAGGGGAAGTATGAGAAGGCTTTTAGTGTGGACCCTAAATCGGCGGATCGGATTTCGATGCTCACCATGGCCGCCGGTGTTCTTGGTGTTGCTAG GGACAATAATCTGGGCATGTGGACCAGAGGACCCAATGATGGTGGTACTTATTTTTCAGATTTCGGCCCAGATTACACGGATGATATGTCCCAGAGTATAATGCGGTTGCCACCTTCACATACTTTGTCTCTTGTATGTGTTTTTGTTACATTGTTGTGCTTGTTTTCTCATGCAACACCCTTAATAGTAGTTCTATAA